One Vallitalea pronyensis genomic region harbors:
- a CDS encoding CotS family spore coat protein — protein MLEEYNNIFEQFQVKVKNGYKGRGAYILDTDKGLKLFKEIRMRKEKIKFMYEIEEYLHNKGFTNIDRLNVSINHDPYIEEDGTLYILKNWVNGREIFFNDEEEIYKAVKNLAILSKSGTNFPRGSKYKNYIKLGTLCTKLNKHNVELVRIRNKIRRVGKWSEFDISFLSSFHYYHQKAVEALSLMEASGYDKLIEHYKKKNPIIHGQYIHHNILVGNKKLYTMNFDYCNIDLPVIDLYRLLRKVLEKNDWHVKLGIKAIDIYNSISPLSTEELQTLLYLIMYPEKFWKISNYYFNLNRAWKPKQSLIKLNKLIAQKDKKERFVKALQKSLAK, from the coding sequence ATGCTTGAAGAATACAATAACATATTTGAACAATTTCAAGTGAAAGTGAAAAATGGTTATAAGGGACGAGGAGCGTACATATTAGATACGGATAAAGGGCTTAAGCTTTTTAAAGAAATCCGTATGCGTAAAGAAAAGATTAAGTTTATGTATGAAATAGAAGAATACCTACATAATAAAGGCTTCACCAATATTGATCGGTTAAATGTATCCATTAACCATGATCCATACATAGAAGAAGATGGTACCCTCTACATTCTAAAAAATTGGGTGAATGGCAGAGAAATATTTTTTAATGATGAAGAAGAAATATATAAAGCGGTTAAAAACCTAGCAATTCTTAGCAAATCAGGTACTAATTTCCCAAGAGGAAGTAAGTATAAAAATTATATTAAACTGGGTACGTTGTGTACAAAATTAAACAAACATAATGTAGAGCTGGTCAGAATACGTAATAAAATACGCCGTGTTGGTAAGTGGTCAGAATTTGATATCAGCTTTTTAAGCAGCTTTCATTATTACCACCAAAAAGCCGTAGAAGCTCTTAGTCTAATGGAAGCATCCGGTTATGATAAGCTAATCGAACACTACAAAAAGAAAAATCCCATCATCCACGGGCAATATATTCATCATAACATTTTAGTGGGTAATAAAAAACTCTATACCATGAATTTTGATTATTGTAACATTGACCTACCCGTTATTGATCTTTATCGGCTTCTACGTAAGGTATTAGAGAAAAATGATTGGCATGTTAAATTGGGAATAAAAGCCATTGATATTTATAATAGCATTAGCCCATTAAGTACGGAAGAGCTCCAGACATTACTCTATCTCATTATGTACCCTGAGAAGTTTTGGAAGATTAGTAACTATTACTTTAACCTTAATCGTGCATGGAAGCCAAAACAAAGTCTGATTAAGCTAAATAAGTTAATTGCTCAGAAGGATAAAAAGGAGCGATTTGTGAAGGCGTTACAGAAGTCACTTGCTAAATAA
- a CDS encoding S-layer homology domain-containing protein, whose amino-acid sequence MKKLCAIVLMVTLFMTGCSKLDEYDVGMELLTMELNSPQHWGFNSETSPENYFNRILLNGVYIPSLELWRSQGEFKYPMIHDDDVITEKFLDGLKDVEGLVKRSTVPEITYTPGVTFLKYLKNEDFVSYHYNIPGNGYTAELRFDLPEVIDDILGTDLGVKIVVQRDNIGQYINYDRYSGIYMRYVVALTKSKGYIEKKELAYFKPLADRLADAIIVGKYPNTIARELVIDSVNRDDYVMALQNYLHEQFNSYAEQSYGEVLLLERGLFRFDNNWENPVIYSRRDRETFKNEGTLSTNTFSNYMKDAVQDEATFNCTLTDIDTSWAKDTIIALANRGAINGFPDHTYKPKKKILGYEFVTMFTKVFYGDHQTLNDPKDVRGVEDAVRINYYEWWRPYFVLAGKYIKDDRSYELLQNMKKELKREEVAYMVANQLKLDLQKEPTVIPKDINEADSFYKPYINACMSTGALNGVGDGLFNPKGSVTREQAAQVIYNVLHYQ is encoded by the coding sequence ATGAAGAAATTATGTGCGATCGTACTAATGGTAACGCTGTTCATGACAGGTTGTTCTAAGTTAGATGAATATGATGTAGGTATGGAGCTATTGACCATGGAGCTGAACTCACCTCAGCATTGGGGTTTTAATAGTGAGACATCTCCAGAAAATTATTTTAATAGAATCCTCTTAAATGGTGTGTATATACCTAGCTTAGAATTATGGCGTAGTCAAGGCGAGTTTAAGTATCCCATGATTCATGATGATGATGTCATCACAGAAAAATTTTTGGATGGACTCAAAGATGTAGAAGGTTTGGTAAAGCGCTCTACTGTTCCTGAAATCACCTATACACCAGGTGTCACATTTTTAAAGTATCTTAAGAATGAAGATTTTGTATCTTATCATTATAATATACCTGGTAATGGCTATACAGCAGAACTTCGTTTTGATCTTCCAGAAGTAATAGATGACATATTAGGAACAGATTTGGGAGTAAAAATTGTTGTACAACGGGATAACATCGGTCAATATATTAATTATGATAGGTATTCAGGTATCTATATGCGTTATGTTGTTGCCTTAACAAAGTCTAAAGGTTACATTGAAAAAAAAGAACTTGCTTATTTTAAACCATTAGCAGACCGTTTAGCCGATGCAATCATCGTAGGTAAGTATCCCAATACAATTGCCAGAGAGCTTGTAATAGACTCCGTTAATCGTGACGATTATGTAATGGCACTACAGAACTATTTACATGAACAATTTAATAGTTATGCAGAGCAGTCCTATGGCGAGGTTTTGTTACTAGAGCGAGGATTGTTTCGATTTGATAATAACTGGGAGAACCCTGTGATATATTCCCGTAGAGATAGAGAAACATTTAAAAATGAAGGCACATTGAGTACAAATACATTTAGTAATTATATGAAAGATGCTGTTCAAGACGAAGCCACGTTCAACTGTACGTTGACAGATATTGATACATCTTGGGCAAAAGACACCATTATAGCTTTAGCCAATCGTGGGGCTATAAACGGATTTCCAGACCATACATATAAGCCTAAGAAGAAGATTCTTGGTTATGAGTTTGTCACCATGTTTACTAAAGTATTTTATGGTGACCATCAAACGCTTAATGACCCAAAAGATGTAAGGGGTGTTGAAGATGCTGTAAGAATTAACTATTATGAATGGTGGCGACCTTATTTTGTCCTAGCTGGGAAGTATATCAAAGATGATCGTAGCTATGAGCTATTACAGAATATGAAAAAAGAGCTCAAACGAGAAGAAGTAGCCTATATGGTGGCTAACCAACTAAAATTAGACCTACAGAAGGAACCAACAGTGATTCCAAAAGATATTAACGAAGCAGATTCGTTTTATAAACCCTACATAAATGCATGTATGTCAACTGGAGCACTTAACGGTGTAGGGGACGGTTTATTCAATCCAAAAGGGTCTGTGACAAGGGAGCAAGCTGCTCAAGTCATCTATAATGTCTTACACTATCAATAG
- a CDS encoding glycine rich domain-containing protein, whose amino-acid sequence MGKKKMICVLLVMVMITSSTVNIHAFVSGHSGSVSPGDVVNARGGINWTAYKVCFVDMEGENALTNENIISYKDTTNQIEEKLRKNYSKKFPAIKNYTYFIKPKIWTPYAYLVHYDFSSQDFKALPKEIKDVKLHQITTQERYSNVFYNELKAQVPSLDILMAKKDTNRLWWLDILNGYSGANTESQKVWNYILQSEDGIETRIENYIGETETDPLTQKLKYLDLLMTLVAIDKDLKDTMVYYINRYIYGESLENKPILLSIESAVRVSSSEMFDKTYAYMSSTDYLMFMYGAVEKYSVYNKPEFPNEVVNHSTKSIIENSYKSSYKVKDNLTRLTEIYQSSTKKNAFSHGLSGVIGGYFSTKNGVPNWRYWSGRTGVMHGLTYHGNQIGFILVGGRNNKPQVDPTLTISMNTTIGPDGDKRYEVPVEMETIGVDAYLDVSLGQTNDNLIKWKTLIADLDVTFDFTLNLTPSDKLSKLDQSAPDMCIKKTNMNRLELEDILSGTSSFRYQDKLSDVSIQEEETIIKDYTAQLIIDYTNNGITKQVVSNHVTESVEAHRGKIPEPKTGNYSSATKVFSQIKQGAPGHEQFEAMAGVPTTRHVYFSSGGAEYIVDIAVELHKRQQSTRNYRSFFSSVPSENNMPVIQNSWTKDKPAPKPTPRQKTDHMGTTTIEPISQETRPYLKYPPIAAKNGSWSTSSFSAPTPRKSTAWDGTTRSETTGVGSKTVVDKPAVSEKKDKDGNVIRPAEPEVNHMEYRQEWYGFSGENGTEYRWVQEGHDKTVGGYEETWSQTITYDYMEITDVAVYEITEALVDGMGTITGTDKIIGTVIQGQPSVFYNIDETNTAAGGRLVYSLETDQNDDVVWDEGPSDNAEENKTDSGRVIEEDIWKMRKETMNNVTVVSDFLILQTTKGDKAVMYFDQQSMDFKTEEPIELPESSLDDQWINNPNAAFDWQPDELDITGYTGDYEDVETAHAAYASSHVTTAHDAPETSVNRPARPTKPLRLLKNNIDIIDTLANREYITGHAKVFYQQVAPKKGNPTAYHPRYVGDFGMTGIELTSTYSSRHSKINDIVVHNPVSVQDAMIVSLPSSRDQRTPSSLPKDMALNTSVMEYKKVLVEVTKPPVYNTIQVPNPKYKEKEVPNPDYQPAKDVEGQTISFSYAGNYKVFTVPTTGEYIVTAKGASGGGTPSHPNNGGYGSTVTSTFQWTAGQQFYVYVGGKGGNSPSDRIDQFNRRNYNGGYNGGGYGSGSRGPGGGGRSDIRTSTSPTSEIIVAGGGGGSASAQQGSAIKSNGNRVNGSNGPTGWSGKYEYDTGGGGGGYYGGQTVSGDDPSRGYAGTNYSAGSNTTTSTGSNNGHGSITIKQPAIHMPAVGEPTIWIPASDEPKFIDKQVLVSGGETVYEYQLVPIEVKPEPVQVGGVNYTPGNFINIDYGFTIYFPNRGDFYGNGRSGLGNTSFIRGKGYTDNMDTTEWTKSKEVTFPFAVIYEDDMYLPGEKITLDKAKENFSFYLPLAASEAMSAEVMFKAKANNCRYDDANSFTNRVRTGSKEAKHAAKQITYIDVVGRIGNLVMEDTEDFRFSNLFKQAVSGWFVENVVPKVNPEKQLNIMSDPIDIRGERVNAYNHYLNTYGAITSFNREPIRFPLSPSKNNIMALRNQPQRPGYLSYLDISTLGNYEKVQVIPYYYHLSLVDGTITPLDVYMNTESGYRPINIYDLVKTDWDTNAVYHYKYWVDWGMEKMRRCVELAEENKTQSVIDYTKQIDGDGVEYIKESPYGNTFAGIAQLVQLSERNRTYIGSSITGGKDNNPGNRNLEQMYTKNAQRWHFKSGLPSSAIAVHHGKPISKGNMDSVSNNQSVIIMALDIKSAGTLYNLEYKHPSGNGTLDIAGLAFDLTSIPHNVITVYSAHKSSANDLSISGTH is encoded by the coding sequence ATGGGTAAGAAAAAAATGATATGTGTTCTTCTAGTTATGGTCATGATTACTTCAAGTACAGTGAATATCCATGCATTCGTGTCAGGGCACTCGGGTTCTGTTAGTCCTGGTGATGTGGTGAATGCTAGAGGCGGCATTAATTGGACAGCATATAAAGTATGTTTTGTGGATATGGAAGGGGAAAACGCCCTAACCAATGAAAACATTATTTCATATAAGGATACGACTAATCAAATTGAAGAAAAATTACGAAAGAATTACAGCAAAAAATTCCCTGCTATAAAAAACTATACATATTTCATTAAGCCCAAAATATGGACGCCATATGCATACCTGGTTCACTATGATTTTTCATCACAGGATTTTAAAGCATTACCTAAGGAAATTAAAGACGTAAAATTACATCAAATAACGACTCAAGAAAGATATAGTAACGTATTTTATAATGAACTTAAAGCCCAAGTCCCTAGTTTAGACATATTGATGGCTAAAAAAGATACAAACAGGTTATGGTGGTTAGACATTCTGAATGGATATAGTGGAGCTAATACAGAATCGCAAAAAGTATGGAATTATATATTACAATCGGAAGATGGTATAGAAACAAGAATTGAAAACTATATAGGTGAAACGGAGACAGACCCGCTGACACAAAAACTTAAATACTTGGATTTATTGATGACACTTGTGGCAATCGATAAAGATTTAAAAGATACAATGGTATATTATATCAATAGATACATATATGGAGAGTCTTTGGAAAACAAACCTATATTACTCAGCATTGAATCTGCTGTAAGGGTATCATCAAGTGAAATGTTTGATAAGACGTATGCCTATATGAGTTCAACAGATTATCTTATGTTCATGTATGGGGCTGTAGAAAAATACTCGGTATATAATAAGCCTGAATTTCCAAATGAAGTTGTTAACCACAGCACAAAAAGTATAATAGAAAACTCGTATAAATCATCATATAAAGTAAAAGATAACCTGACACGTTTAACAGAAATCTACCAAAGCAGCACCAAAAAAAATGCCTTTTCTCATGGCTTATCAGGTGTTATAGGTGGGTATTTCTCCACAAAGAATGGTGTGCCAAATTGGCGTTATTGGAGTGGAAGAACGGGTGTTATGCATGGTCTTACATATCATGGCAATCAAATAGGCTTTATTTTAGTAGGTGGTAGAAACAACAAACCCCAAGTAGATCCTACATTAACCATCAGTATGAATACGACCATAGGACCTGATGGGGATAAGCGGTACGAAGTACCTGTAGAGATGGAAACCATAGGAGTGGATGCTTATCTGGATGTATCCCTTGGACAAACCAATGATAACCTTATTAAATGGAAGACATTAATAGCCGATTTAGATGTAACCTTCGATTTTACACTGAACCTTACTCCATCGGATAAGCTATCTAAACTGGATCAATCAGCACCGGATATGTGTATTAAGAAAACCAATATGAACCGACTTGAACTGGAGGATATCCTTAGTGGCACTTCTTCTTTTAGGTACCAAGATAAATTATCGGATGTATCCATTCAAGAAGAAGAGACCATCATAAAAGATTACACAGCTCAGCTCATTATTGACTATACAAATAATGGTATAACAAAACAAGTTGTTTCTAATCACGTAACTGAATCTGTAGAAGCCCATAGAGGTAAAATTCCAGAGCCTAAGACCGGTAATTACTCATCGGCCACGAAGGTATTTTCACAGATTAAACAAGGAGCACCAGGTCATGAACAATTTGAAGCCATGGCAGGGGTGCCAACAACACGACATGTATATTTTAGCTCGGGAGGCGCAGAATACATCGTCGATATAGCTGTGGAATTACATAAACGCCAGCAGTCAACACGAAACTATAGGTCATTTTTTAGTAGTGTACCCTCAGAGAATAACATGCCTGTCATTCAGAACTCCTGGACAAAAGACAAACCAGCGCCGAAACCAACACCTCGACAGAAAACAGATCATATGGGTACAACGACCATTGAGCCTATCAGTCAAGAAACAAGACCCTATTTGAAATATCCCCCAATAGCTGCCAAGAATGGTTCTTGGTCCACATCAAGTTTCAGTGCCCCAACACCTAGAAAAAGCACTGCTTGGGATGGGACAACCCGTAGTGAAACAACGGGTGTAGGTAGTAAAACTGTTGTAGATAAACCTGCTGTATCGGAAAAAAAAGATAAGGACGGTAATGTTATAAGACCCGCTGAACCTGAAGTCAATCATATGGAATACAGACAAGAGTGGTATGGCTTTTCAGGTGAAAATGGAACAGAGTACAGATGGGTACAGGAAGGTCATGATAAGACAGTAGGTGGTTACGAAGAAACTTGGTCACAAACCATTACCTATGACTATATGGAAATAACAGATGTGGCTGTCTATGAAATAACAGAAGCCCTAGTAGACGGTATGGGTACCATAACAGGCACCGATAAGATTATCGGCACGGTGATACAAGGACAACCTTCTGTCTTCTACAACATTGACGAAACCAATACAGCGGCTGGTGGACGCTTAGTTTACTCTCTAGAAACGGATCAGAACGATGATGTTGTATGGGATGAAGGGCCTTCTGACAATGCAGAGGAGAACAAGACAGATAGTGGACGAGTCATTGAAGAAGATATATGGAAGATGCGAAAAGAAACCATGAATAACGTGACGGTTGTATCGGATTTTCTTATTCTTCAAACCACCAAAGGGGATAAAGCGGTCATGTATTTTGATCAGCAATCCATGGATTTTAAGACAGAAGAGCCTATTGAACTACCAGAAAGCTCGCTGGATGACCAATGGATTAATAATCCTAATGCAGCATTTGATTGGCAACCTGATGAACTAGACATAACAGGTTATACGGGTGATTATGAAGATGTGGAGACTGCCCATGCTGCTTATGCATCAAGCCATGTGACGACGGCTCATGACGCACCAGAAACATCCGTTAATCGACCAGCTAGACCCACCAAACCCCTTAGGCTATTAAAGAATAATATTGATATCATAGATACACTGGCTAACCGAGAATACATAACAGGACATGCAAAGGTATTTTATCAACAAGTGGCACCCAAAAAAGGAAACCCAACAGCGTATCATCCAAGGTATGTTGGAGATTTTGGTATGACGGGCATTGAATTAACCTCAACCTATTCCTCAAGACATAGCAAGATTAATGATATTGTGGTTCATAACCCTGTATCGGTACAAGATGCCATGATTGTATCCTTGCCATCATCCAGAGATCAAAGAACACCAAGTTCATTACCAAAAGACATGGCGCTGAATACAAGTGTTATGGAGTATAAAAAAGTTTTGGTTGAGGTTACTAAACCCCCAGTGTATAACACCATTCAAGTACCTAATCCTAAATATAAGGAAAAAGAAGTACCCAATCCAGATTATCAACCGGCTAAAGATGTTGAAGGTCAAACCATTTCCTTTAGTTATGCTGGCAATTATAAAGTGTTTACCGTACCAACTACAGGTGAATACATCGTTACGGCAAAAGGAGCATCAGGTGGTGGTACACCTTCACATCCTAATAACGGAGGGTATGGCAGTACGGTTACATCCACCTTTCAATGGACAGCAGGACAGCAGTTCTATGTTTATGTAGGCGGCAAAGGTGGCAATTCTCCTAGTGACAGGATTGACCAGTTTAATCGACGTAATTATAACGGTGGTTATAATGGTGGGGGCTATGGATCAGGGTCACGAGGACCTGGTGGCGGAGGACGCTCGGATATCCGTACGAGCACGTCACCAACAAGTGAGATTATCGTTGCAGGTGGAGGTGGAGGATCAGCCAGTGCCCAACAGGGTTCGGCCATAAAGTCTAATGGTAATCGTGTCAATGGCAGTAATGGTCCTACAGGCTGGTCTGGAAAATATGAATATGACACCGGTGGAGGCGGAGGTGGCTATTACGGTGGTCAGACAGTTAGTGGTGATGACCCCTCCCGTGGCTATGCTGGAACAAATTATTCAGCAGGCAGTAACACCACCACTTCCACAGGGTCAAATAACGGCCATGGCAGTATCACCATTAAGCAGCCTGCTATCCATATGCCAGCAGTAGGAGAACCCACCATATGGATACCGGCCAGTGATGAGCCTAAATTTATTGATAAACAAGTCCTTGTCAGTGGTGGAGAAACAGTATATGAGTACCAGCTTGTGCCAATAGAAGTTAAACCAGAACCAGTCCAAGTAGGAGGCGTTAATTACACGCCAGGAAATTTTATTAATATTGATTATGGTTTTACAATCTATTTCCCAAATAGAGGTGATTTTTATGGCAATGGGAGAAGTGGTTTAGGCAATACCTCATTTATCCGAGGAAAAGGCTATACCGATAATATGGATACAACCGAATGGACAAAAAGCAAAGAAGTTACCTTCCCATTTGCAGTCATATACGAAGATGATATGTATTTGCCCGGTGAAAAAATAACATTGGACAAAGCAAAAGAAAACTTTTCCTTCTATCTGCCACTAGCTGCATCAGAAGCCATGTCTGCTGAGGTGATGTTTAAAGCAAAAGCCAACAATTGCCGATATGATGATGCAAACAGTTTCACCAATCGCGTTAGAACAGGTAGTAAAGAAGCCAAACATGCAGCCAAGCAAATAACCTATATCGATGTGGTTGGAAGAATTGGAAATTTGGTCATGGAAGATACGGAAGACTTTAGGTTCTCTAACTTGTTTAAACAAGCTGTATCAGGCTGGTTTGTTGAGAATGTGGTGCCTAAGGTTAATCCAGAAAAACAGTTGAATATCATGTCTGATCCTATTGATATACGTGGGGAAAGAGTGAATGCTTATAATCATTACCTTAATACATATGGCGCCATAACTTCTTTTAATAGGGAACCCATTAGATTTCCACTATCGCCATCCAAAAATAATATAATGGCCTTAAGAAATCAACCTCAACGCCCAGGTTATTTATCCTACTTGGATATTTCAACACTAGGAAATTATGAAAAAGTACAGGTGATACCTTACTATTATCATTTATCTTTAGTGGATGGTACCATCACACCATTAGATGTGTATATGAACACAGAATCAGGGTATAGACCCATTAACATCTATGATTTGGTGAAGACAGATTGGGATACCAATGCAGTGTACCACTACAAGTACTGGGTAGATTGGGGTATGGAAAAAATGAGACGTTGTGTGGAGTTAGCGGAAGAGAACAAGACCCAAAGTGTCATTGACTACACCAAACAAATAGACGGTGATGGTGTGGAATATATCAAAGAATCACCTTATGGTAATACGTTTGCTGGAATAGCCCAACTGGTTCAATTGTCAGAGAGAAATAGAACCTATATTGGTTCTTCCATAACAGGAGGGAAGGATAATAATCCAGGTAATCGTAATCTAGAACAAATGTATACAAAGAATGCTCAGAGGTGGCATTTTAAATCTGGATTACCTTCATCGGCCATTGCTGTACATCATGGAAAGCCCATATCCAAAGGGAATATGGATAGTGTTTCAAATAATCAATCCGTCATCATAATGGCACTGGATATAAAGTCAGCAGGTACATTATATAACCTGGAATACAAACATCCCAGTGGTAATGGTACATTGGATATTGCAGGATTAGCTTTTGATTTAACGTCCATACCTCACAATGTTATCACCGTATATTCAGCACATAAATCATCAGCCAACGACTTAAGCATATCCGGAACACATTAA
- a CDS encoding N-acetylmuramoyl-L-alanine amidase, with protein sequence MARIVIHQEVLLNKFRDLEDVSRRIYDVEKNLSIIKNSMDSTVLTRDNVNHQLSSLCHVLRGLGQDMNERSQFIHRTVTAYEATEKKLIESMNAIDHSTGSHNKKDADVNEANIFTEQKENILFHALLQWLQTRLTPIKKYLNDIHMKINNSIKVEETSLQLPTHMNPLTENLVTHPNVYKEEVKMLQQRLQDLGYTIKVDGYFGDETLKAVNLFKDNYGLGNTDSYAGIVGNQTWLWLFGQLVGELSWNPSKYNPYVKMAQIRLRELGYDVQVTGYFDDTTLEVVNQYKRMNKLGNTGSWEGVIGPQTWDYLFAPNGKQLMHIDTASTFEDGFHYNWYGEHVDRTFKEKVVNIAEKLKMHPDDLMAIMAFESGFDPAVSNKYSNATGLIQFMPSTAKELGTSIEELATMSAVEQLDYVYAYCKPYSGKIQNIYDAYMMVFMPIAVGKSNDFQLGIKDSTTCFQGTSLSKGKVYQQNSGLDINKDGIITKAEAAQMVINTRNRYKQAIEEPNKDNSIKIYKVKSGDTLSKIAYQFNTTVNELAKLNHITNVNSIHVNQALKLPIHDVEELPDMEGDNIQVSTNDVTLDGNRDTTKNYYDGTLPEYTVKQDLLTVNKYSRPGTPIKDVKAIVVHYVGNPKSTAQANVDYFERLKTGKKNDRGKYIYASAHYCVGLDGEVIQAIPDNEVAYHAGARKTDLAKNNFTDSANHYTIGIESCHLDKDGNYNNETYTSFVRLTADLLNEYGLDTDTALLRHNDISMKPCPRLFVDSSKWVHSDENDAWEQFKKDVAIARGRKE encoded by the coding sequence TTGGCAAGAATAGTAATACATCAAGAAGTGTTATTAAACAAGTTTAGAGATTTAGAAGATGTATCACGAAGAATTTATGACGTTGAAAAAAACTTATCCATCATTAAAAATTCCATGGACAGCACAGTTTTAACTAGGGATAACGTGAATCATCAACTAAGCAGTTTATGTCATGTCCTACGAGGTCTAGGACAAGATATGAATGAAAGAAGCCAATTCATTCATCGTACAGTTACGGCCTATGAGGCTACAGAAAAGAAGTTAATTGAAAGTATGAACGCTATTGATCACTCAACTGGTAGTCATAACAAAAAAGATGCAGATGTGAATGAGGCAAATATTTTTACTGAGCAAAAAGAGAATATATTGTTTCACGCACTTCTGCAATGGTTACAAACACGTTTAACCCCTATAAAAAAATATTTGAATGATATTCATATGAAAATCAATAATAGCATAAAAGTAGAAGAGACCTCTTTACAACTACCAACCCATATGAACCCACTTACAGAAAACTTAGTCACCCACCCAAATGTTTACAAAGAAGAAGTCAAGATGCTCCAACAAAGGTTACAGGATTTGGGGTATACCATTAAAGTAGATGGTTATTTTGGTGATGAAACATTAAAAGCAGTTAATCTATTTAAAGACAATTATGGTCTTGGTAATACTGATAGCTATGCAGGTATTGTAGGCAATCAAACTTGGTTATGGTTATTTGGGCAGCTTGTTGGTGAGTTATCATGGAACCCTAGTAAGTATAATCCGTATGTTAAAATGGCTCAAATAAGATTGAGAGAACTTGGTTATGATGTTCAGGTGACGGGATATTTTGACGATACAACATTAGAAGTAGTTAATCAATATAAAAGGATGAATAAACTTGGCAATACGGGTAGCTGGGAAGGGGTTATAGGCCCACAAACCTGGGATTATTTGTTTGCCCCAAATGGGAAACAGCTTATGCATATAGACACTGCATCTACGTTTGAGGATGGTTTTCACTACAATTGGTATGGAGAGCATGTGGATCGAACATTTAAAGAAAAAGTGGTTAACATAGCTGAAAAACTAAAAATGCATCCTGATGATTTAATGGCAATTATGGCATTTGAGTCTGGATTTGACCCAGCAGTATCTAATAAATATTCTAATGCAACAGGACTTATCCAATTTATGCCCAGTACGGCCAAAGAGTTAGGTACAAGCATTGAAGAATTAGCGACGATGTCTGCTGTTGAGCAATTAGATTACGTCTATGCATATTGCAAGCCCTATTCCGGAAAGATTCAAAATATATATGATGCCTATATGATGGTATTTATGCCTATAGCAGTAGGAAAAAGCAATGATTTTCAGTTAGGTATAAAAGATTCTACCACATGTTTTCAGGGTACATCCCTTTCTAAAGGTAAAGTGTATCAACAAAATAGTGGGTTAGATATCAACAAAGATGGTATTATCACCAAAGCAGAAGCAGCCCAAATGGTTATAAATACAAGAAATAGATATAAGCAAGCTATTGAAGAACCCAATAAGGATAACAGCATCAAGATATATAAGGTTAAGTCAGGCGATACCTTGAGTAAAATTGCTTATCAATTTAATACCACAGTGAATGAACTAGCAAAGTTAAATCATATTACCAATGTCAATAGCATACATGTGAATCAAGCGTTAAAACTACCGATACATGATGTAGAAGAATTACCAGATATGGAGGGAGATAATATTCAAGTATCAACTAACGATGTTACACTTGATGGAAACAGAGATACGACTAAGAATTATTATGATGGCACATTACCTGAGTATACCGTAAAACAAGACTTATTGACGGTCAATAAATATTCCAGACCTGGGACTCCTATTAAAGATGTTAAAGCCATTGTTGTACATTATGTAGGTAACCCTAAGTCAACGGCTCAAGCTAATGTTGATTATTTTGAACGTTTAAAAACAGGTAAAAAAAATGATCGAGGAAAGTATATTTATGCCAGTGCACATTATTGTGTAGGGCTTGATGGTGAGGTTATTCAAGCAATACCTGATAATGAAGTAGCTTATCATGCAGGTGCACGAAAGACAGATTTGGCAAAAAATAATTTTACAGATAGTGCTAATCATTATACAATAGGTATTGAATCATGTCATCTTGATAAAGATGGTAATTATAATAATGAGACATATACATCTTTTGTTAGATTAACCGCAGACTTGTTGAATGAATATGGTCTTGATACGGATACGGCATTATTAAGACATAATGATATTTCAATGAAACCATGTCCACGATTATTTGTAGATTCCAGTAAGTGGGTACATTCAGATGAAAATGACGCATGGGAGCAATTTAAAAAAGATGTAGCGATAGCTCGAGGAAGAAAAGAATAA